Proteins found in one Candidatus Desulfofervidus auxilii genomic segment:
- the nadD gene encoding nicotinate-nucleotide adenylyltransferase has product MKLGIFGGTFNPIHVGHLRAAEEVREKLNLDKILFIPASIPPHRPLTELVDFSHRYEMVKKAIANNPYFFVSDIEGKRAGKSYTVDTLEILISEKKDIEMFFIIGLDAFLGIKTWKTPEKLFQLTHFIVIPRKAPKKYMIETLNYFFSKIKIEKNCFYLPTGKIVYYCPISSLNISATHIRRLIREKKSIRYLVPSSVEEYIYAYGLYRGRNEKCD; this is encoded by the coding sequence GTGAAGTTAGGAATTTTTGGGGGTACTTTTAATCCTATTCATGTTGGACACCTGCGAGCAGCAGAAGAAGTTAGAGAAAAATTAAATTTGGATAAAATTTTATTTATACCTGCTAGTATACCACCCCATCGACCTTTAACAGAATTGGTAGATTTTTCTCACCGATATGAGATGGTAAAGAAAGCTATTGCAAATAATCCTTATTTTTTTGTTTCAGATATAGAAGGAAAAAGGGCAGGAAAGTCTTATACAGTAGATACTTTAGAAATCCTTATTAGTGAAAAAAAAGATATTGAAATGTTTTTTATTATTGGTCTAGATGCCTTTTTAGGTATTAAAACTTGGAAAACACCAGAGAAGCTCTTTCAGCTTACTCATTTTATTGTTATCCCACGTAAAGCTCCTAAAAAATATATGATAGAAACCTTAAACTATTTTTTTTCTAAGATTAAAATAGAAAAAAATTGCTTTTACCTTCCTACAGGAAAGATTGTATATTATTGTCCAATATCTTCTTTAAATATTTCAGCAACTCACATCAGACGTTTAATTCGGGAGAAAAAATCTATTCGTTACCTTGTTCCTAGCAGCGTAGAGGAGTATATTTATGCTTATGGACTTTATCGAGGGAGAAATGAAAAATGTGATTAG
- the rsfS gene encoding ribosome silencing factor codes for MKNVISLKAALSKKATEIVLLDLRGLSNIADYFMIMSANSDRHSQAIAEEILKKMEEKGHKPLGIEGFAQGHWVLLDFDELVIHIFFEPVRKYYDLEGLWVDAPRINWEERYNLKEDL; via the coding sequence ATGAAAAATGTGATTAGTTTAAAAGCAGCTCTTTCAAAAAAGGCTACTGAAATTGTTTTGCTTGATTTGCGTGGTCTTTCTAATATTGCTGATTATTTTATGATTATGAGTGCTAATTCAGATAGGCATAGTCAAGCTATTGCTGAAGAAATTTTGAAAAAAATGGAGGAAAAAGGACATAAACCATTAGGTATAGAAGGTTTTGCTCAAGGTCATTGGGTGCTTTTAGACTTTGATGAATTAGTTATTCATATTTTCTTTGAACCTGTAAGAAAATATTATGACCTTGAAGGTCTTTGGGTAGATGCTCCGAGAATAAACTGGGAAGAAAGATATAATTTAAAAGAGGATTTATAA